GTATAGCTTTTTTCCTAAATTTCAtcgatattaaattattataattatgtttcaattcacatttagacaaaaatataaatatttacaaatttaatagtaaaaatattattatgtttatgAAATTCTCAAAATATACATCTATTGCACTTGCATCAACTTATTTAAACAATACTGATGTGTACAATttacaaatataaatttttatacaaaacatatattaattttatttttttaaaaattacagaaaatattAGTAGCTAGGcatgaagaaaattgaattagtaagaaagattataaaatattataaatattatgttAAACTAGACTAAAACAAATTGTTTATAATTATCTTTTTTAGAAATTCTTCTAGTCCAGTCGGGATGGAAtccaatattttttattaagaaaatactttattaatattattaatttattcttaattatttaattaaaaatgaattgatttactatataatattttattatataaaaagatTTAATAATACGTTAAAAAGATATTTCTATAATTGTGTTTATTgcacttaaaatattttaaaattgaaaagtaTCAATATGAATATAATGTTTGTCTGACAATTgattaaaatgataatttttcatgagtaagatattttgaaaaagaataaaATTGCATATCtcccaaaaataataaaattgcatATCTCACAAAAAGAATAAAACAATTACAAGAAACACATTTGAGTTATCCCACAAACTTTTCCATATAAATATTCATCTACGGGGGGCTATGTAGAAGTCAAATAATATACCAATATGAATGATGTAAAGGGTAcacttaaaataatatataaactatttaaAGGGTATATTTAAAATGAGAGGCTCCCCAAATTGTGAGGCCCTGTGCTGTGGGACAGGCTGCACAGGCACAGGGCCGGCCGGGCCTGATGATAAAATATTTGTGTAACATTTTTATAGTCTTAATGTGTACTTTTTAATaagcaaaaaatatttttaaaagcgTACAAGAGATACTTCGATGGAAAtttagggatgtcaacggggcagatattgttcggaggatgTTTCTCCGCTCCCCGCCCCGCCCCCAAATTTAGTCCCCATCCCCATCTCCAATCCCCGCTACGGGGGAATATttcccccatccccatccccacagatccccacatatccacggagatcgaatcttaagaaaatttctacactttttgatcaaaaatatgacactagtattttgttattttttttccgtattttttaaaacacatatatttgcatctttattttataaaaaaaataaaaatacatcttgcatcaataataaataaaaaaagcaaaagaaattgatgttgctaatattttttatgtaaaaataaataaataaatagtaacataacttgctaccgtgcttccactaatttactacaacaataccgatgtcgtccaacgcaagtggttgattatttgtgacaaatctataacttctaatgactcttcattttctaatacattgatatttttcatgtaaaattatataattatataatatataaaatatataaattaaaatatatcgtcggagtcggggaatccacggggacggaggatactttTCCAATCCCCGTcccaaagtgttatcggggggaacttttccctccatccccatccccacggggaaaaaaatccccaacttcgaatctccgcacagatattccccacagggatccccattaacagatgcaattgacatccctagATGGAATGAATACAATAGACATATACTCAAATGCAATATCATTATAAATAGTAATAATAGTAAGTAGAAGTTGTAGAAACTAATAACCTAATCATGTGCtcaaatatttgaaaaaacaTAGCCAATATATTACTTTCAAGACAATGTTACAATCAAAATTTGGATCAACTTATAACAACTAATAAATCTGAATTTAAATAAACACCACAAGAAGATTACATCGTTGTAAAGTTAGATCAGAAACTTTTAGTATGTACCTACTGAATAGCTCTAAATATCATGAGATGATATTTCAATCCATTCCATTCTCTTTAGCATCtgacaaaatattatttttgtctcCTCTGTTTCCGTAGATGTATTtacgaaaatattttttttattttatattgaactGTTTCGTAGATACATTACATAAACAtttaaacaatattaaaaaagATTTCATAAATATATTTACGGAacaaaatcaatgtaaaataaaaaaaaagtgctTATGGAGATACACCTccaaaaataaaaagtatttttgaAAACGCACATGGTGCGTGAGAGATTCCCATGGTGGAATGAGAGATTTTCATATCATAAAAGAGTGAGTAtaagaaatacaaaaatttgtGTGGACAtatcaatttaaaataataataataataataataataagtgtgtaaaTCCAATAAAACATATATTTGTCTTTAAACAGATCTATATGTTGTACGAAGATACGAGATCTCACAATAAAAAGCATTTTAAAGTTAATTTGATGACATCGTAATACCAGTCATCTAAATTTAACAGACCCACTAATATTAGGCTATATAAACAATCTAATGTTTTGAGAtagataacaaaaacaaaaaggttTTCAATAGTTTTTTTATCGTCGACCATGAGAAGGAGAGTGAAACTTGCATTTATGGTCAACGATTCTGCGAGAAGGATAACTTAcactaaaagaaaaaagagtctAATCAAAAAGATTGATGAACTTGCAACTCTTTGTGGGATTGAAGCTTGTGCTATAGTTTATAGCGATTTTCATTCGGAGCCCGAGATCTGGCCTTCCCCATGGGAGGTCCAAAGGGTCGTTACAAAGTTCAGAAGTTATTCTGACTTTGAAAAAGGTAAGAAGATGCTAAACCAAGAGAGTTTTTTGATGCAGAGGATTGTGAAGTCCAAAGAACAATTGGCAAAATTGGAGAAAAATAATTGGGAGGCGGAGAAATCATTGATTTTGTTTCAATGTCTTGCTAAAGAAAATTTTATCGACACTTTGAACACAAATATTTTGAATGACCTAGCATTTGATATTAATGAGAAGCTAGAGAAAATCACTTCAAAGGTGAATGAACTGGATACAAATGTAACCACTTGAAAGAAGATGTTGATTATCATAAGtatttttctgttgttgttgtttgtgttatGTGAATTTATCTATTgttattttgtgtttgatttCAATCATCATCAGATGTAAAAATAAATTGTCATGATTTAATAAGAACTTTTTATATGcttttaataatatttgttttttaaatatgTTAGTGAGTTAGATGAATATGATGTTTGTTTTACTAAacaatttatttgcaatttatatTACCAGTGTGTATCAAAATAAACGTTTATAAATAAGCTTGtataaactatttttatattaaatcatTAATCCCTAATATGTGAAATATCAAAACTTTAACAACTAAAAGAAAAACATcgtcaaaacaaaaaaaccaaaagtaaaagaataattttgagttttttcttatgttgacaaagaatcaaaCCCTTGGGATGTAAAAAACAAGAGTTCAATGAGTTAAAAGCGTTGGGATCTAGTTTTTATTTGGTTTCATCTTCAAAATAGTTTTGGGTGACATTGGATTTTAATGACTTTAAAACCTTCCCTCTATCTTCCTCTAAATCAATCTTTCTCTCTTAACAAATAACTTATTTAAATTATTCTTTTGTGTCTCAGATGCCCTAAAATTATAAAGTTACCATAAAAACAAAATCACTTAATCTTCTCCCGCATTTTTAATACCTAAAAATGAATTGATAATTATTCAAAAccaataattatttaaacctGGTTATGTGAATGATTTTAAAATACcaataaaaacatttattttggGTGACATTTAAAGTgcacaaatattaaaaaatttaattgaaaagtataaaaaaaatttacactgtcAATTAATCATAAATGTTAATAGttaaaaatatttgacttttattttaagttcttttaaaataatacaatttaaTGATTAAGATGGATTGATAGTGTACAGATATTTATCCAAACAGTGCATATCAATTAAACtcgatattaaatttatatatatgtgGTTACAAGCACGGTGAAAactgtttataacaaattatttggttttaatattttgttattaCAGTTCCAGTTTTTTTACAACaattcaaatttaattaatttaattatatgtaGTAGTACAAGATaacttttaaattataaaaaaaaaaaaaacataacttaggtaaacaattattttaagaataattttatatttGGATAACTATTTAAAATACGTGTTTGTAGCATTTCATATATTATGCTTTACAAAAACAATTTAAGCATTTCAAgagtaatttattatttaaataaaacaaaatattttaatatttaatttatagtaaaatttaaattaaagaattttactataaaataagTATTAACGAATATTAGAAagtatttcaaaattttaaacaaTAAATGCTTTTGTGACTCTGAAATAGACTaagatattatttaaattataaatttaatataatttcttaTATTTCATTTGCGATCCAATTTTACCTATTatgaccaaaaataaaataataaaggaaatacatttttttaattatttttcacaatATACTTTGATTATATTTCATTCATTGAATCGGTataaaataataacattaatttaatatgcataaatttttttgataatatCGTGGGTTTTTAAAGTATTGAGTGAGTATAAATTAAACTTCTGATATAATTTATACTTCTACATAAAATTTGaagtaattaatttaattggatacaATATATATTTAgtaaaagtaataaaataaataattcttcacaattataaaagaaattatttaaGGTCATTTAAGTATTTCTATTCAATTTATAAGGAATGTTGTTTTTGTCATATCATGGTAACATATTGTATTTGTCCTTTTATACTTTATTCACTTTTACTCATAAcaaactaaaaaagaaaatatacgtTTTCTATTAACTTTTTAATCATTTCGTTTCTCTTAGTTTTAACTGAACATTCAAATTcttttatgttttaaatttttttatttcacgggtcattatcaatacaatatctattttattttaatcaataactactattaattgagagataatttttatttttaaatgttaaaatttcatttttttttctccaacttacaattttttatatataattatttaatagaattgaatttatatgatatttttcatttataattaaacaattcattttaaaactcattttaaatttatatgtatctaattaaattttatacaatatccgcacgggtatcttactagttttTAATTGAACCTTCAAACTCTCTTAAGAATAGGATACATAAGAATTGACTTCGCAATGTCATTAGTTGTGGTAATGAGGTGCAGTAATCTCCCAATGACTCTACGATAAAAAcataaatcaaagagatgatGTCTTAAATATTGGTAAAGTTTGATTGATGAAACAAGAGGAGTGGTTTTAGGTTTAAAATTGTGAGAACATAATCTTAAATTAGTTCAAGAAAGACTTTCTCTAATATAGAGAAATAACATGAGACGATCTTGCAACCTCAAGACTTAGGGAGAACTTGACTTGATCAAAAATTTTGATGTGAAATTATGCCTGAAGTGTTGTTTTAAGTATATCATACTTTTATATATTGGTTTCGTCAAGGACGATATCATGTAAGtaaaatattaagaaaaataaaaagcaaaaACAATATTTGATGAATGATCGGACGAAATCTTTCCATGATAATGATTTTGTATAATTATTCTTTTGCATTCATGTCTATATTGAACATAAGGTATAGACCGTTCCATTTAGGTACCTTATGTCCCTCAGCGTGATTCGTAGAGTATTCATCAACCGACTTTATAgttattctttttcaaaaaatgtttgaaCGATAATAAAGTActcaaatccaacatatagagtACACAGTGGTTTCAAGTTGAAGCGTGACATACATCGCTATCATTATGTGAATACTTGATACTTTATGTAACTCAATATGCAGGATTCTCATGACATGTCAACCTAATATCAACATTACGCCTAATATTTATACATAATCTCACCCTCCTCTTCTCAAATCATATCCTCAAATAACCTAAAACCTCACAAAACTCAACAAATCTAcaaaactctaaaaccctaaaaaagaaaaaaaaaactaaaactaaatgcAAACACAAAGGAAACTGGCCAATCAACCAAAGAGGGTTTTTACTTGTGCACTAATAGCTTCAACCTAATGAATAGAAAATGGAGAAAGGTGGTGGTCTACGGCGGCACTCTGACTTGTTTTTATCCAGAAATCGATGAGTACTCTTCCTTATTATTTTGCTTATTTTCCTTCATCTCTTGCTCTGTGATGCGTGAGTATTATTATGCAATGAGAGTATTTTCCTATGAGTTTTTGTGAGGTTTTCTGTGTCTTTTTGTTCGCAatgttttttcttattttatttagtttttggtGGCTGCTTGTTTGCTGAGAAATGAATGAGAAGAAAGTTGGCTTTTGTAATGCAGagcttggattttttttttttagattatgaTGAAATTGTTTGAAATTTTGTTGGTTTGAAGAGAGTATTGAATTAGATGTTGCAGTTGAGTGGTGGGGAGTGGACTTGTACCAAACGTGTGATGCTTTTCTCTTTCCATATGTCATCCTACTTTTGtcttttgtgattttttgttattttggtgaattgaatcatgttgttgttattgtgttaTTGGGCTTGCAGTTATTGTGTTATTCGCAAATGCTTTATCAAAAGAAGTCTATTGATAGCATGTTCCAATTTGAATGTTTTGATTCATGGAAATATCTTAAGGTTTATCATTTATTTGTCATGAATGGCTCTTGATTATGATCTTGGAATGTTGCGAATGATGCTTGTGCTAATCTTTGGCTTTGATTCGCATTATGTATGTTTTAtcatttgtgttttcttttctgATTCAAGGGCATGGTGAATGTTGAATATGATATAGACTTTGGCTAAGGTGCTGGAAGAAGAGCAAATCCGAGCCAAGATAATGAAGAGATGTTTATGGAAATGATGCTTAAAGTTCAaatttctttcatggaattttgtAGCTTTTGTAGCTTTTTGGTTGGGTTTAAGACTTAGAACTTTAGGACTTTAGTAAAACACATGGAAGCAACTCTTGTAGATCAAATGCTTTTCTCTTTGTAACTTGAACTTGTAAAATGAGAAAAAATAACTTGTTATTCTTGCAAAAGTTGAATGGAATTTTTTCCATTTGAGAATTGAATGAAAATGATACTTTGTAATATTGATGACATATTGAAATTGTTGAGAATATGAAAAGATAAACTTATCTTTACCAATTGTAATGTTCTAGATTACAATTCTCATTAACCATCCATTTGCAAAAACTAAGAACTTTGAATTTGAAACCTTTCTTCTCCTTTGAATCATGTACTTCACCATAAATTGATCACTTGGATTAAAgttgtttttgggtgaaaagccAGCAGATCATGATCACTTTAATAAAACTTGAATGGAAAATCCATAATCAATTTAATCTTGAATAAATAGTGAAGGTCTTGATGGTTAAAACctaaattcaaagaaaaaaaatctaagtCTCACATCATTGATCCGAAGATTTCAAAAGTGATCCATCTCAAATGCTTGCATGAATTACTTTGATTTGAAGGAGACTTGGATGCCTTGATTAATAAAGGAATGGAACTTGGTCAACCAAAAGTCAAGCCTCCAGGATTGACTTGATTGACCAAGGGTCAAGAGAATATGGATCACCTCTAAACTACTTCCATCACAAAGATGAGTAATGAATCAACCCTTTAATgggaattaggttaaaataaacaATCCACCCATGTACTTTATTCTCTTCCAAGCAAACTTTAAATGAACTAGGGTTTAATTCATCCTAAAACATCACAACCATAATCTTGGGTACACAAGGTCAAATACAAACAGGTTTGACTGATCGTCAGAAGGAAAACCCTAATCTTGACTAAATCACCAATGAAACACATGCCATGAATTTTCTGAGACAAAACCTATATTTAGACCAAGAGAAACTTGAATCAACTTGTACTTGA
The sequence above is drawn from the Vicia villosa cultivar HV-30 ecotype Madison, WI unplaced genomic scaffold, Vvil1.0 ctg.002799F_1_1, whole genome shotgun sequence genome and encodes:
- the LOC131639825 gene encoding agamous-like MADS-box protein AGL80, with the protein product MRRRVKLAFMVNDSARRITYTKRKKSLIKKIDELATLCGIEACAIVYSDFHSEPEIWPSPWEVQRVVTKFRSYSDFEKGKKMLNQESFLMQRIVKSKEQLAKLEKNNWEAEKSLILFQCLAKENFIDTLNTNILNDLAFDINEKLEKITSKVNELDTNVTT